The following coding sequences are from one Musa acuminata AAA Group cultivar baxijiao chromosome BXJ2-4, Cavendish_Baxijiao_AAA, whole genome shotgun sequence window:
- the LOC135609548 gene encoding uncharacterized protein LOC135609548 — MWRSLPVLRCSRCLLVYSSSSLPNLRPNSHRSSFRMANPHPGAPSSSKPFSTAASFSSPSRTSGRGRGRGSGGRGRGADGASDRIDALGRLLTRILRHMASELNLNIRNDGYVRVRDLLKLNMTTFAKVPLRSHSLEDIREAVKRDNKQRFSLLEEDGELLIRANQGHTIVTINSESLLKPILSADEVPVCVHGTYRRNLESILQSGLKRMTRLHVHFSSGLPTDGEVISGMRRDVNLLIYLDVEKALQEGMKLFISDNKVILTEGFDGVVPVRYFKKIETWPGREIIPFQI, encoded by the exons ATGTGGCGTTCCCTCCCCGTCCTCCGCTGCAGCCGCTGTCTCCTCGTCTACTCTTCCTCTTCTCTACCCAATCTTCGCCCGAACTCCCATCGCAGTTCCTTTCGCATGGCTAACCCCCACCCCGGCGCTCCCTCCTCTTCCAAACCCTTCTCAACCGCTGCTTCTTTCTCCTCTCCCTCGAGAACAAG TGGGAGAGGGAGGGGAAGAGGCTCCGGCGGAAGGGGAAGAGGAGCTGATGGTGCCAGTGATCGGATCGATGCTCTCGGCCGTCTCCT GACACGTATTTTGCGCCATATGGCTTCTGAGCTTAATTTAAATATACGAAATGATGGGTATGTTCGAGTTCGTGACTTATTAAAGTTGAATATGACAACTTTTGCAAAAGTTCCATTGAGGTCACATTCACTTGAAGACATTAGGGAG GCAGTTAAGAGGGATAATAAACAACGCTTTAGTCTATTGGAGGAAGATGGGGAGCTCTTAATCCGTGCAAACCAAGGGCATACCATAGTG ACCATCAACTCAGAGAGTCTATTAAAACCAATACTGTCAGCTGATGAAGTTCCAG TTTGTGTTCATGGAACTTATAGGAGAAACTTGGAATCAATTTTGCAATCTGGGCTTAAGCGAATGACAAGGTTACATGTACACTTCTCAAGTGGTTTGCCCACAGATGGAGAAGTTATTAGTG GTATGAGGCGAGATGTTAATCTCCTAATTTATTTGGACGTTGAAAAGGCACTACAAG AAGGAATGAAGCTCTTCATATCTGATAACAAAGTGATCTTAACTGAAGGCTTCGATGGTGTTGTGCCAGTCAGATACTTCAAAAAAATCGAAACCTGGCCAGGTAGAGAAATAATTCCTTTCCAAATTTAG
- the LOC135609550 gene encoding probable calcium-binding protein CML7, with protein MGKEELTDEQVASMREAFTLFDTDGDGRIAASELGILMRSLGGNPTQAQLKEIAASEGLTAPFDFPRFLDLMRKHLRPEPFDRQLRDAFRVLDKDSTGTVAVADLRHVLTSIGEKLEPDEFDEWIREVDVAADGTIRYEDFILRMVAK; from the coding sequence ATGGGGAAGGAGGAGCTGACGGATGAGCAGGTGGCGTCGATGCGGGAAGCCTTCACCCTGTTCGACACGGACGGGGACGGGCGGATCGCCGCGTCGGAGCTGGGCATCCTGATGCGCTCCCTGGGCGGTAACCCAACGCAGGCCCAACTGAAGGAGATCGCCGCCTCGGAGGGCCTCACCGCCCCTTTTGACTTCCCCCGCTTCCTCGACCTCATGCGGAAGCACCTTCGCCCGGAGCCCTTCGATCGACAGCTCCGCGACGCTTTCCGCGTCCTCGACAAGGACTCCACCGGCACCGTCGCCGTCGCCGACCTCCGCCACGTCCTCACCAGCATTGGCGAGAAGCTGGAGCCTGACGAGTTTGACGAATGGATCCGTGAGGTAGACGTCGCCGCCGATGGCACCATCCGCTACGAGGATTTCATCCTCCGCATGGTCGCCAAGTGA